The following proteins are co-located in the Planctomycetia bacterium genome:
- a CDS encoding DUF1501 domain-containing protein translates to MDPVLEHRLQQTRRHFFGRAASGIGTAALASLLAGDAAPMAGAALPVVPSGAPRAKRVIYLFQSGAPSQLDLFDYKPGLSKLDGEDLPASIRLGQRLTGMTAGQAAFPITPTMFRFAQHGKSGAWMSELLPHLAAQADDLCFIKSMHTEAINHDPAITFSNTGSQIAGRPSIGSWMSYGLGSENKDLPAFVVMISHGTGRPNDQPLYDRLWGSGFLPTHHQGVKFRSVGDPVLYLSNPPGVDAAERRRQLDDLAALNQINRREFGDPEIDTRIAQYELAYRMQTSVPQLTDVSDESQHTFDMYGPDARKPGTFAANCLLARRLAERGVRFIQLFHRGWDQHSSLPKQLRGQCGDTDQPSAALIQDLKQRGLLEDTLVVWGGEFGRTVYCQGAKKPDNYGRDHHPRCYTIWLSGGGIRAGMSYGKTDDHSYNIVEDPVHVHDLNATILHCLGVNHTKLIYRFQGRDFRLTDVAGNVVEKLLA, encoded by the coding sequence ATGGATCCCGTTCTCGAACATCGGCTGCAGCAGACGCGCCGCCATTTCTTCGGTCGTGCGGCTTCGGGCATCGGCACGGCGGCGCTGGCGTCGTTGCTGGCCGGAGATGCCGCGCCTATGGCCGGCGCAGCGCTTCCCGTCGTTCCGTCCGGCGCGCCGCGCGCCAAGCGAGTCATCTATCTGTTTCAATCGGGTGCGCCGTCGCAACTCGATCTTTTCGACTACAAGCCGGGCCTGAGCAAGCTCGACGGCGAAGACCTCCCGGCTTCGATTCGTCTCGGTCAGCGCCTGACCGGCATGACGGCCGGCCAAGCGGCGTTTCCGATCACGCCGACGATGTTCCGGTTCGCGCAGCACGGCAAGAGCGGCGCTTGGATGAGCGAGCTTCTGCCGCACCTCGCGGCGCAGGCCGACGATTTGTGCTTCATCAAATCGATGCATACCGAAGCGATCAACCATGATCCCGCCATTACGTTCAGCAACACCGGCTCGCAAATCGCCGGCCGGCCGAGCATTGGGTCGTGGATGTCGTACGGCCTCGGGTCGGAGAACAAAGACTTGCCGGCGTTCGTCGTAATGATCTCGCACGGCACCGGCCGCCCCAACGATCAACCCCTCTACGATCGCCTCTGGGGCAGCGGCTTCCTGCCGACGCACCATCAAGGGGTCAAGTTTCGCAGCGTCGGCGATCCGGTGTTGTATCTTTCGAATCCGCCGGGAGTCGACGCGGCCGAGCGGCGCCGGCAACTCGACGACCTCGCCGCGCTCAACCAGATAAATCGACGCGAGTTCGGCGATCCGGAAATCGATACGCGCATCGCGCAGTACGAGCTCGCCTACCGGATGCAAACTTCGGTGCCGCAACTGACCGACGTCTCCGATGAATCGCAGCACACGTTCGACATGTACGGCCCCGACGCGCGCAAGCCCGGCACGTTCGCCGCGAACTGCTTGCTTGCGCGGCGCTTAGCGGAGCGCGGCGTTCGCTTCATTCAGTTGTTTCATCGCGGCTGGGACCAACACTCGTCGCTCCCGAAGCAACTGCGCGGCCAATGCGGCGACACCGACCAGCCCTCGGCCGCGCTCATTCAAGACCTCAAGCAACGGGGCTTGCTGGAAGATACGCTGGTCGTGTGGGGCGGTGAGTTCGGTCGGACGGTGTATTGCCAAGGGGCGAAGAAGCCCGATAACTACGGTCGCGACCATCATCCGCGTTGTTATACCATTTGGCTTTCCGGCGGCGGCATTCGCGCCGGCATGTCGTACGGCAAGACCGACGATCATAGCTACAACATCGTCGAAGATCCGGTACATGTACACGATCTCAACGCGACGATCTTGCACTGCCTCGGCGTGAACCACACGAAGCTGATCTATCGCTTCCAAGGCCGCGACTTCCGGCTTACCGACGTGGCCGGCAACGTCGTCGAGAAGCTGCTTGCCTGA